The genomic DNA CCGGTAGCTTTTTGGCTTTCAACAAAAGCCAGCGAAGTTGTCGGGATCGAAGAGTGCGCCCCGGCGGTCAAAGACGCGCTGGAGAACATTAAATTGAACAATTTTGTGAAGGTTGAGATGAAGCTGGGAAAGGTTGAGCAGCTTATGCCGAAAAAGGCCGATGTTGTTGTTCTGGATCCGCCGCGCGGCGGGTGTTCGGAACAGGTCCTTAAAAGCGTTGTCAGGTCCGGGGCCAAGAAGATAATTTATGTTTCCTGCGGGCCGGAAAGCCTGGTGCGGGACCTGCGGCTATTGGAGAATAATGGATATAAGACCCAGGTCGTGCAACCGGTTGATATGTTCCCGCACACTCTTCACATTGAATCAATAGCGGTCTTGGTTAGAGAAGCAATTTAGGAGCGTTTTTTCAGCAGGCCCTTTTTTCTCTTGGCTTCTTTAGCCCGTTTTTGGCGCCGCTTAATCTCTTGTTGTCTTTGTCTTGGCATTACTCTATTATCGCTTATTTTCTTGTGGTCGTCAACACGCCCTCACCCACCATCCGCTAACGCGGAAAAATGGGGAGTTTGTTATAATGCAGAGCATGATGAAGCGCGCTCATGTTGTCTATTCCGGTCGGGTGCAGGGAGTGGGGTTTCGTTACACGGCGGTCGACCAGGCGGGGAAGTTTCCCGTTGTCGGCTGGGTCAAGAATTTGCCGGGTGAAAAGGTGGAGCTGGTTGTTGAAGGGGAAGAAGAGGCGATAGCGCAATATACTTCCGCGCTTAGCCGGATATTTAAACGACGGATCCAAAAAGAGGAATTTTACTGGGAGCCGGCAACCGGCGAGTTTACCGGTTTTCAGATAGATTATTAGAGATTGCCTTGAGAGCGGCGGATTGGTCCTGGGCGTCGAGCCAGATTGTCCCCTTGAACCTCCGGAACCAGGTGAGTTGACGGCGGGCAAAATTACGAGTTCTCTTTTTTAGCTCCTCGATCATTGCCGCTTCAGTCGGGTAGCCGCCATTTAAATAGTCGATCACCTCTTTATAGCCTAGTCCCTGTAGCGCTGGGAGCTCCCTTTTGTACCCTTTGGCTAATAAAGATTTAACCTCGGCGATCAAACCGCAGGCGATCATCCGGTCGACCCGCTGATTGATCCGTTCATAAAGCTGTTCGCGGGGGAGGGTGAGGCAAAAGAGATTGTATTTGGAAACTGTGACTGAACGTTGCGGTTCCTCAATCCGCAATTTCTGCAGTTCCGAGATCGGCTGGCCGGTCAGCTCAAAGACTTCGAGCGCCCGCGTAAGCCTCTTTTTATCGTTAAGGTGGATTTTCGCGGCGGCAACCGGATCGATAGTAGAAAGTTGAGAGTAGAGTGTGGTAGTCGGAATTGTTTCCAGCCTGGCTCGCAGTTCTTTGTCAGATGGAGTGATCGGGAAAGCAAAACCCTCAATAAGCGACCAGAGATAGAGGCCGGTCCCCCCGACAATGATCGGGGTTTTCCCTTTGCGCTTCACCTCGGCCGATATCCTGGAGCACTCGCCGACAAAGTCGGAGACGGTCCACTCATCGCCTGGGTCTCGGATGTCGATGAGGTGATGCGGCACCCCCTGCCGTTCTTCGGCGGTCGGTTTGGCGGTCCCGATATCCATTCCTCTGTAAACCTGCATCGAATCGGCGGAGATTATTTCGCCGTTAATTTGTTTGGCGAGTTCGATCGATAAGCTGGTTTTGCCGACGGCAGTCGGGCCGAATAAGTAGAGCACTAATCCCGCTGATTGCGCAGGGCGAGCAGCCGGACCAGGTTGAGGATCGCCATGGCGGCAGCGGCGATATAGGTCAGGGCGGCGGCGTTCAGGACCGAGCGGGCCATCGGGACTTCTGCCTCCGTCAGGTAGCCGCCTTCGGCCAGAACT from Candidatus Margulisiibacteriota bacterium includes the following:
- a CDS encoding acylphosphatase; this encodes MMKRAHVVYSGRVQGVGFRYTAVDQAGKFPVVGWVKNLPGEKVELVVEGEEEAIAQYTSALSRIFKRRIQKEEFYWEPATGEFTGFQIDY
- the miaA gene encoding tRNA (adenosine(37)-N6)-dimethylallyltransferase MiaA, whose protein sequence is MLYLFGPTAVGKTSLSIELAKQINGEIISADSMQVYRGMDIGTAKPTAEERQGVPHHLIDIRDPGDEWTVSDFVGECSRISAEVKRKGKTPIIVGGTGLYLWSLIEGFAFPITPSDKELRARLETIPTTTLYSQLSTIDPVAAAKIHLNDKKRLTRALEVFELTGQPISELQKLRIEEPQRSVTVSKYNLFCLTLPREQLYERINQRVDRMIACGLIAEVKSLLAKGYKRELPALQGLGYKEVIDYLNGGYPTEAAMIEELKKRTRNFARRQLTWFRRFKGTIWLDAQDQSAALKAISNNLSENR